A stretch of Lactuca sativa cultivar Salinas chromosome 6, Lsat_Salinas_v11, whole genome shotgun sequence DNA encodes these proteins:
- the LOC111913070 gene encoding uncharacterized protein LOC111913070 isoform X3 codes for MSRGNVLLLRNNLNLSSDVGEVSQEKLLSLVAERLIDSNSNVNNKDAGYVENQQQNIADAIDLLPRLTTGIDVNLKFTRIDDFEFTRECAIFDLLDIPLYHGWIVDPQDFDTASAIGLKSYNTIMGELVALETQNVANDINNPEEDCVDFVAATTASLGVPSPSLSRVKSFDDSPHSVSDEKKERKGDLQEEEELLKALQLSVTNSPTTIESKTDSDLKTPESVIPEKVHTGAEHENEKALKLSETESLTTAVNEFDSDPKKPESVIPEELHTGENNDSCIQKPSTDNDNNGMNKSNDDLTFETVPSQEVCSSSQGDNDKIHNTGDESVKGNDVNVEGNVESVGETLDDMSSCLSAPIPGLESSKGKDGISSIDESKVLTSSVDESEPIYEGEEHIQETSTTANYENGEPMYEGEVVLAEQVDKGKDGITPKQGELIRNFLKNSASQLTIYGLFSLQEGLKERELCVFFRNNHFNTMFKFEGELYLLATDQGYISQPDLVWEKLNEVNGDSVFMTGNFKEFNAESQESHSWDEQNALANTADYLASIDNSPQENTGFNSDLQLAIALQQQEFEQQQQQQQPPPPQPPRNDTAGESGFVTGPQHVQPSRPKSSSSSSSSKQEPKSSKDKCTVM; via the exons ATGAGTCGAG GTAATGTTCTATTGTTGAGAAACAATTTGAATCTAAGCTCAGATGTAGGTGAAGTGTCACAGGAGAAATTGCTTTCACTAGTGGCAGAGAGGTTAATTGATTCAAACAGCAATGTTAat AATAAAGATGCAGGGTATGTTGAAAATCAGCAACAAAACATAGCTGATGCCATTGATTTACTTCCCCGATTAACAACTGGCATTGATGTCAACTTAAAATTCACAAG AATTGATGATTTTGAGTTCACAAGAGAGTGTGCAATATTTGATTTATTGGACATCCCACTTTACCATGGTTGGATTGTTGATCCACAG GATTTTGATACTGCTAGTGCGATTGGGTTAAAGTCCTACAATACAATAATGGGGGAACTTGTTGCCCTTGAAACTCAAAACGTGGCAAATGACATAAATAACCCTGAAGAAGATTGTGTTGATTTTGTAGCTGCAACAACAGCCAGTTTAGGCGTCCCTTCACCATCCCTTTCCAGAGTTAAATCTTTTGATGATTCTCCCCATTCTGTTTCTGATGAGAAAAAGGAAAGAAAAGGTGATCTTCAAGAGGAAGAAGAGCTATTAAAAGCTTTGCAGCTATCAGTGACCAACAGTCCAACTACGATTGAGAGTAAAACTGattccgatctcaaaactccggaATCAGTGATTCCAGAGAAAGTACATACTGGTGCTGAACATGAAAATGAAAAAGCCTTGAAGCTATCAGAGACTGAAAGTCTAACTACAGCTGTGAATGAATTTGATTCCGATCCCAAAAAGCCGGAATCAGTGATTCCGGAGGAATTACATACTGGTGAAAACAATGATTCTTGTATACAAAAACCTTCTACAGATAATGATAACAATGGAATGAACAAATCCAATGATGATTTAACTTTTGAAACAGTTCCAAGTCAAGAAGTTTGTTCTTCTTCACAAGGGGATAATGATAAAATCCATAATACTGGGGATGAATCAGTAAAGGGCAATGATGTAAATGTAGAAGGAAATGTTGAAAGTGTTGGTGAGACATTGGATGATATGTCATCATGCTTATCTGCACCTATTCCAGGGTTAGAATCATCAAAGGGCAAGGATGGAATTTCCTCAATTGATGAGTCAAAGGTGTTGACTTCAAGTGTTGATGAAAGTGAACCGATTTATGAAGGTGAGGAACATATACAGGAGACGAGTACCACTGCAAATTATGAAAATGGAGAGCCAATGTATGAAGGTGAGGTGGTTTTAGCAGAACAAGTGGACAAGGGCAAAGATGGAATTACTCCAAAACAAG gaGAACTGATCAGGAATTTTCTCAAGAATAGTGCTAGTCAGTTGACTATATATGG GTTGTTTTCATTGCAAGAAGGTCTAAAAGAACGTGAACTTTGTGTGTTTTTCAGGAATAACCATTTCAACACAATGTTTAAG TTTGAGGGTGAACTATATCTTTTAGCTACGGATCAAGGGTATATTAGTCAACCTGATTTGGTATGGGAAAAGCTTAATGAG GTGAATGGAGATTCAGTGTTTATGACTGGTAATTTTAAGGAATTCAATGCTGAAAGTCAGGAATCCCACTCGTGGGATGAACAGAATGCATTGGCTAATACAGCT GACTATCTTGCAAGCATTGACAATTCACCACAAGAGAACACAGGCTTTAA CTCTGATCTGCAATTGGCTATAGCTCTTCAGCAACAAGAATTtgagcaacagcaacagcaacaacaGCCACCACCACCGCAACCACCACGTAATGACACAGCTGGAGAGTCGGGGTTTGTTACAGGTCCCCAG CATGTGCAGCCATCAAGGCCAaagagttcatcttcatcttcatcatcgaAGCAGGAACCAAAGTCATCAAAGGATAAGTGCACTGTGATGTGA
- the LOC111913070 gene encoding uncharacterized protein LOC111913070 isoform X2: MASPLEEQRNREDSPETKEMLHKTKLIQFLGRNTPIILQNDNGPCPLLAICNVLLLRNNLNLSSDVGEVSQEKLLSLVAERLIDSNSNVNNKDAGYVENQQQNIADAIDLLPRLTTGIDVNLKFTRIDDFEFTRECAIFDLLDIPLYHGWIVDPQDFDTASAIGLKSYNTIMGELVALETQNVANDINNPEEDCVDFVAATTASLGVPSPSLSRVKSFDDSPHSVSDEKKERKGDLQEEEELLKALQLSVTNSPTTIESKTDSDLKTPESVIPEKVHTGAEHENEKALKLSETESLTTAVNEFDSDPKKPESVIPEELHTGENNDSCIQKPSTDNDNNGMNKSNDDLTFETVPSQEVCSSSQGDNDKIHNTGDESVKGNDVNVEGNVESVGETLDDMSSCLSAPIPGLESSKGKDGISSIDESKVLTSSVDESEPIYEGEEHIQETSTTANYENGEPMYEGEVVLAEQVDKGKDGITPKQGELIRNFLKNSASQLTIYGLFSLQEGLKERELCVFFRNNHFNTMFKFEGELYLLATDQGYISQPDLVWEKLNEVNGDSVFMTGNFKEFNAESQESHSWDEQNALANTADYLASIDNSPQENTGFNSDLQLAIALQQQEFEQQQQQQQPPPPQPPRNDTAGESGFVTGPQPSRPKSSSSSSSSKQEPKSSKDKCTVM; encoded by the exons ATGGCCTCGCCGCTGGAAGAGCAGCGAAATCGAGAGGATTCGCCGGAGACCAAAGAAATGTTACATAAGACGAAACTAATTCaatttttggggaggaatactcCGATTATCCTTCAAAACGATAATGGACCTTGCCCTCTCCTCGCTATCT GTAATGTTCTATTGTTGAGAAACAATTTGAATCTAAGCTCAGATGTAGGTGAAGTGTCACAGGAGAAATTGCTTTCACTAGTGGCAGAGAGGTTAATTGATTCAAACAGCAATGTTAat AATAAAGATGCAGGGTATGTTGAAAATCAGCAACAAAACATAGCTGATGCCATTGATTTACTTCCCCGATTAACAACTGGCATTGATGTCAACTTAAAATTCACAAG AATTGATGATTTTGAGTTCACAAGAGAGTGTGCAATATTTGATTTATTGGACATCCCACTTTACCATGGTTGGATTGTTGATCCACAG GATTTTGATACTGCTAGTGCGATTGGGTTAAAGTCCTACAATACAATAATGGGGGAACTTGTTGCCCTTGAAACTCAAAACGTGGCAAATGACATAAATAACCCTGAAGAAGATTGTGTTGATTTTGTAGCTGCAACAACAGCCAGTTTAGGCGTCCCTTCACCATCCCTTTCCAGAGTTAAATCTTTTGATGATTCTCCCCATTCTGTTTCTGATGAGAAAAAGGAAAGAAAAGGTGATCTTCAAGAGGAAGAAGAGCTATTAAAAGCTTTGCAGCTATCAGTGACCAACAGTCCAACTACGATTGAGAGTAAAACTGattccgatctcaaaactccggaATCAGTGATTCCAGAGAAAGTACATACTGGTGCTGAACATGAAAATGAAAAAGCCTTGAAGCTATCAGAGACTGAAAGTCTAACTACAGCTGTGAATGAATTTGATTCCGATCCCAAAAAGCCGGAATCAGTGATTCCGGAGGAATTACATACTGGTGAAAACAATGATTCTTGTATACAAAAACCTTCTACAGATAATGATAACAATGGAATGAACAAATCCAATGATGATTTAACTTTTGAAACAGTTCCAAGTCAAGAAGTTTGTTCTTCTTCACAAGGGGATAATGATAAAATCCATAATACTGGGGATGAATCAGTAAAGGGCAATGATGTAAATGTAGAAGGAAATGTTGAAAGTGTTGGTGAGACATTGGATGATATGTCATCATGCTTATCTGCACCTATTCCAGGGTTAGAATCATCAAAGGGCAAGGATGGAATTTCCTCAATTGATGAGTCAAAGGTGTTGACTTCAAGTGTTGATGAAAGTGAACCGATTTATGAAGGTGAGGAACATATACAGGAGACGAGTACCACTGCAAATTATGAAAATGGAGAGCCAATGTATGAAGGTGAGGTGGTTTTAGCAGAACAAGTGGACAAGGGCAAAGATGGAATTACTCCAAAACAAG gaGAACTGATCAGGAATTTTCTCAAGAATAGTGCTAGTCAGTTGACTATATATGG GTTGTTTTCATTGCAAGAAGGTCTAAAAGAACGTGAACTTTGTGTGTTTTTCAGGAATAACCATTTCAACACAATGTTTAAG TTTGAGGGTGAACTATATCTTTTAGCTACGGATCAAGGGTATATTAGTCAACCTGATTTGGTATGGGAAAAGCTTAATGAG GTGAATGGAGATTCAGTGTTTATGACTGGTAATTTTAAGGAATTCAATGCTGAAAGTCAGGAATCCCACTCGTGGGATGAACAGAATGCATTGGCTAATACAGCT GACTATCTTGCAAGCATTGACAATTCACCACAAGAGAACACAGGCTTTAA CTCTGATCTGCAATTGGCTATAGCTCTTCAGCAACAAGAATTtgagcaacagcaacagcaacaacaGCCACCACCACCGCAACCACCACGTAATGACACAGCTGGAGAGTCGGGGTTTGTTACAGGTCCCCAG CCATCAAGGCCAaagagttcatcttcatcttcatcatcgaAGCAGGAACCAAAGTCATCAAAGGATAAGTGCACTGTGATGTGA
- the LOC111913070 gene encoding uncharacterized protein LOC111913070 isoform X1: protein MASPLEEQRNREDSPETKEMLHKTKLIQFLGRNTPIILQNDNGPCPLLAICNVLLLRNNLNLSSDVGEVSQEKLLSLVAERLIDSNSNVNNKDAGYVENQQQNIADAIDLLPRLTTGIDVNLKFTRIDDFEFTRECAIFDLLDIPLYHGWIVDPQDFDTASAIGLKSYNTIMGELVALETQNVANDINNPEEDCVDFVAATTASLGVPSPSLSRVKSFDDSPHSVSDEKKERKGDLQEEEELLKALQLSVTNSPTTIESKTDSDLKTPESVIPEKVHTGAEHENEKALKLSETESLTTAVNEFDSDPKKPESVIPEELHTGENNDSCIQKPSTDNDNNGMNKSNDDLTFETVPSQEVCSSSQGDNDKIHNTGDESVKGNDVNVEGNVESVGETLDDMSSCLSAPIPGLESSKGKDGISSIDESKVLTSSVDESEPIYEGEEHIQETSTTANYENGEPMYEGEVVLAEQVDKGKDGITPKQGELIRNFLKNSASQLTIYGLFSLQEGLKERELCVFFRNNHFNTMFKFEGELYLLATDQGYISQPDLVWEKLNEVNGDSVFMTGNFKEFNAESQESHSWDEQNALANTADYLASIDNSPQENTGFNSDLQLAIALQQQEFEQQQQQQQPPPPQPPRNDTAGESGFVTGPQHVQPSRPKSSSSSSSSKQEPKSSKDKCTVM from the exons ATGGCCTCGCCGCTGGAAGAGCAGCGAAATCGAGAGGATTCGCCGGAGACCAAAGAAATGTTACATAAGACGAAACTAATTCaatttttggggaggaatactcCGATTATCCTTCAAAACGATAATGGACCTTGCCCTCTCCTCGCTATCT GTAATGTTCTATTGTTGAGAAACAATTTGAATCTAAGCTCAGATGTAGGTGAAGTGTCACAGGAGAAATTGCTTTCACTAGTGGCAGAGAGGTTAATTGATTCAAACAGCAATGTTAat AATAAAGATGCAGGGTATGTTGAAAATCAGCAACAAAACATAGCTGATGCCATTGATTTACTTCCCCGATTAACAACTGGCATTGATGTCAACTTAAAATTCACAAG AATTGATGATTTTGAGTTCACAAGAGAGTGTGCAATATTTGATTTATTGGACATCCCACTTTACCATGGTTGGATTGTTGATCCACAG GATTTTGATACTGCTAGTGCGATTGGGTTAAAGTCCTACAATACAATAATGGGGGAACTTGTTGCCCTTGAAACTCAAAACGTGGCAAATGACATAAATAACCCTGAAGAAGATTGTGTTGATTTTGTAGCTGCAACAACAGCCAGTTTAGGCGTCCCTTCACCATCCCTTTCCAGAGTTAAATCTTTTGATGATTCTCCCCATTCTGTTTCTGATGAGAAAAAGGAAAGAAAAGGTGATCTTCAAGAGGAAGAAGAGCTATTAAAAGCTTTGCAGCTATCAGTGACCAACAGTCCAACTACGATTGAGAGTAAAACTGattccgatctcaaaactccggaATCAGTGATTCCAGAGAAAGTACATACTGGTGCTGAACATGAAAATGAAAAAGCCTTGAAGCTATCAGAGACTGAAAGTCTAACTACAGCTGTGAATGAATTTGATTCCGATCCCAAAAAGCCGGAATCAGTGATTCCGGAGGAATTACATACTGGTGAAAACAATGATTCTTGTATACAAAAACCTTCTACAGATAATGATAACAATGGAATGAACAAATCCAATGATGATTTAACTTTTGAAACAGTTCCAAGTCAAGAAGTTTGTTCTTCTTCACAAGGGGATAATGATAAAATCCATAATACTGGGGATGAATCAGTAAAGGGCAATGATGTAAATGTAGAAGGAAATGTTGAAAGTGTTGGTGAGACATTGGATGATATGTCATCATGCTTATCTGCACCTATTCCAGGGTTAGAATCATCAAAGGGCAAGGATGGAATTTCCTCAATTGATGAGTCAAAGGTGTTGACTTCAAGTGTTGATGAAAGTGAACCGATTTATGAAGGTGAGGAACATATACAGGAGACGAGTACCACTGCAAATTATGAAAATGGAGAGCCAATGTATGAAGGTGAGGTGGTTTTAGCAGAACAAGTGGACAAGGGCAAAGATGGAATTACTCCAAAACAAG gaGAACTGATCAGGAATTTTCTCAAGAATAGTGCTAGTCAGTTGACTATATATGG GTTGTTTTCATTGCAAGAAGGTCTAAAAGAACGTGAACTTTGTGTGTTTTTCAGGAATAACCATTTCAACACAATGTTTAAG TTTGAGGGTGAACTATATCTTTTAGCTACGGATCAAGGGTATATTAGTCAACCTGATTTGGTATGGGAAAAGCTTAATGAG GTGAATGGAGATTCAGTGTTTATGACTGGTAATTTTAAGGAATTCAATGCTGAAAGTCAGGAATCCCACTCGTGGGATGAACAGAATGCATTGGCTAATACAGCT GACTATCTTGCAAGCATTGACAATTCACCACAAGAGAACACAGGCTTTAA CTCTGATCTGCAATTGGCTATAGCTCTTCAGCAACAAGAATTtgagcaacagcaacagcaacaacaGCCACCACCACCGCAACCACCACGTAATGACACAGCTGGAGAGTCGGGGTTTGTTACAGGTCCCCAG CATGTGCAGCCATCAAGGCCAaagagttcatcttcatcttcatcatcgaAGCAGGAACCAAAGTCATCAAAGGATAAGTGCACTGTGATGTGA